The genomic interval ACATCAGTGAGTAGCCAATTGCTGTTGATTTACGCAAAAACATGATGGCAATGATTAATCCAATCTCGACAATAAACAGTGGGATTCGTGCGGCGCTGGGAAGCATTGTTCCTATGTACATGCCGCCTACTGAAACAATTAAGGCAAAGAAAAAGGTTAGCATTAATTTTTGCATCGGTTTACCATAACCGCTTGACTGCGTATAGCTCATATTATTTTTCTCCTGTCATCCATATTTATGGATCAATAATAGCATGAAAAGCATGAATACAAAATGTTCTTTTTATTTTTTCATAATGGATCTCGTCCATGCGATATGTAATCCGGCTCTTTCCATATTATGTTGACTGCTTGATCCGAAGCTAGCCTGTGCTACGACGAGCTCACAGCCTGCAAGATGCGCTTCATGTAGACGCTTGTTTAATAGTGCTGTTTGCAGACCTTGTTTTCTAAATGTAGGGGCAGTAGCCGCAAGAGCACATGATGCGATTCCATCCTCATTCATATGCATGACACCTACACCTGCAGGTATGTCATTTAAATACGCTAGATAGATTTTCCACCCTTTTCGATTCAGTAAACCAATATTGTTATTAACAAAATGGTGTTTATCGGACAATGACATGCCTGATCCTAGGCAATGGATTTCAGCATAATGATCGAAATCCTCCTCTGTAACGACTTCTGAAATCGTGATATGAGGAGGCAAAACAGGTTTATCTTCACTTGGCAGTCCATAAAGAACAGAATGAAAGCCATTCTGTCGAAAACCGAGCTCTGCCAATTTTCCAAACAGAGCAGCTGTACATTTTATAGGATCCAAATCAATTTGAAAGCTTCTGTCTCTTGCTTCATAAAACTTGATAATCTCCTCCAGCTTGTCGCTGTCCTCATCGCCCAAACCTTTTACCGAATTAAAAATGCCCCAAGGCATTGTTTTTATATAGTAAGCTACAGCTTGGCCATAATGATTAATTTCGACTCCTTCAGGATTGCCTAGTCTCTCCCCTATGGAACTAATTCTTGATGTAAGATATTCCATTTCTGATTGCTGTATTCGTTTAATTAACACTTCATTCAAAATGGGAAGTTTCATCTCAACCATCCTTGCGTATTATAATGGGATTCATCTGAAAAGTGACATCTGCATTAACATTCATAAAGAACATTTCCTGTCTGTGATAAGTCATAGCCGGAAATAGCTGCAAGCTCCTGTTGAAATGAAGCGGATTTCAAAATTTCGATAATTAAGTTAATGAGGTCGACATTCCCCGGATTTTTCATAATGACAAGATCATAACGTTCACTAACTAAAGGAATAAAGTCCACTCCAGTTACGATCGCTGCTGCTTTTTCTATCCCAACTCCAACATCGGCCTCGCCACCCGCCACTTTGGCTGCAACGCCTAAATGATTTGTCAGTTCGTCCTCATAACCAAGAAGTTCGCGTGCCGAAATACGATGCAATCGAAGCTGTTCATCCAATAATACACGAGCCCCGGAGCCTTTTTCTCTATTAATAATACGTAAGTCTGGCTGAACAAGATCGCTCCATCCTTTTAGGTTTCGCGGATTCCCTTTTTGGACAAATAGCCCAGCTTTCCTAGATAGCAGATTAATAACAACGTATGACGAGCTGACGAGCAGCTTGCGTATGTACGGAATATTGTATTCGCCCGTATCGCCGTCTAACAGATGGGTGCTTACGACATCGGATTGCCCATTGTACATGGAGATCAAACTATCTAGACTGCCAGCATTGGACCGTAGTGGGCGCAGTGCGTGTGTATATTTCTCTATATGCCTTCCGAGTATGTCGAGGCTGATGTCTTGTCCTGTGATGACAACGGAGCGAGCTCCAAGGTTATGGCGTGCTTTGCTTGCAGCATCTGGTTGAACATTTAAAGCGTCACGCAAGCTTTGCTGGTTACCCTTTGAGCGCTGCTTATAGGCTTCTAAATCAGAAGCGTCCACTCTCATTTGTTTACCTACTCGGTATGAGGCCAAATCCCCTTTTTTAATGAGATCATAAACGGTTAATTTGGATATTTTGAGCAGCTTAGAGATTTCCTCTGTCGTATAGGAAATATTTTCAGATATGTTAATCACCTCTTAAGGATTGTATGCAGTAATCATTATTGTAGCATAAACAACGGAAATACTGTGGTGATTCGCTTTACAAATCTATTTCCTTCATCTTATAATCGGAAAATGGACTATATCTATTTATATCTAAACATAACGAAAGTGGGTATTGAATGATTAATTTACTTAAAAAAAGCTATGTTTTATTGTATTTGGTTATGATTATGGTCGTTGTAACGGCCTGTGGATCGAATCAAACGAATCAACCAAGCTCCACCAATCAACCAGAAGCAACAGCAATTAGCACGGAAACACCTGCTGAAAATGTTGATTTAACGATTTCGGCAGCTGCAAGTTTAACGGATGCGTTAAAGGAAATTGAAACACAATTTAAGGTAATTCACCCTAATGTAAAACTGAATTTTAACTTTGGCGCTTCAGGCGCTCTTCAGAAGCAGATTGAAAATGGTGCGCCTGCGGATCTTTTCCTCTCAGCTGCTTCCAAAAACATGAAGTCACTAGTTGATGCGAAGCTGATTGCTGAGGATAGCCAAACAAATCTCCTCTCTAATGGACTCGTGCTCGTCACTTCAAAAACGTCAAAAACGCAGCTTGCAACGGTTAATGATCTGTTGAACGCTGATGTCAAAACGATTGCAATTGGCATCCCAGAGAGCGTACCGGCTGGAAGCTATACGAAAGAAGCCTTGGAACAAGCAAAGCTATGGGATAGCTTGCAACCGAAGGTTGTTCAAGCGAAGGATGTCCGTCAGGTTCTTCAGTACGTTGAAACAGGCAATGCAGACGCGGGTTTTGTTTATAAGACTGACGCTTTAACATCAGATAAAGTCAATATTGTCCTTACCGTTGATCCTGCAACATACACGCCGATCACCTATCCGATTGGTATCGTTACAGCAACAAAGCATCTTCCAGAATCGAAGCAATTTTATGATTATCTTCAAACGGCAGAGGCAATGGCTGTGTTTGAAAAATTCGGTTTTTCGAAGCCATAATGCATGTAAGAAAAAGCAGTACTTAAAAAAACCTCTATTCTTCCACTGGGAAGAACGGAGGTTTTTTACTTATGTCTGCTATTTTATTAGGGGTTCAAAATAAGCTTAAGTCCTTCAATTTTGAGCTGATCCATACGAATAACCCAGTTTTTAATGGATTCACAAGTTTCTTCGTCTAGATTAAGAAGCTCTTTCATATCCTTTGTTAACTCTTTTTCATCGTCATTGTAGTCGCCGTCAGCGAATATGAGAAGCAGAATTTCTGCGAAAAAGATTTTTTTTACATGATCATCATTAATATTTCCTAGTATATCTGCTAACTGCTTTTCGGATGAAAAGCTTATTACGGCTTGCTGCATATCCATCTCTTGCATATACGATTGAAGAAATCCTTGTTCTTTCTTGTGAATGAACCCATCAGCATTTGCTGCAAGATGTGCTAATTCGAGAAATGCTTCTTTTTGCTCCTTGGTTTGTAGAAAATGTAAAAACATAAGGTCCACTCCCTTCATTCGAAAATATTTACTCATACTCTTATTCGACATGATTTGACTATTTCCTACTTACAGCTTATCTTTTCTATTTCAAAAAATGTTTTGTGCCCTTCTATTTTGTTTAGTTTTATATCAAAAGGATGGTGGTCTTGATGAAACAAAAATTCAACACGATGCAATTTATAAAATGCTTATACAGCCGTTTTCGTGAGGATGATGTGCCTGCGCTTGGCGCACAGCTAACGTATTATTTGATCTTATCGTTTTTCCCCTTTCTTATTTTTATGGTCAGTTTGCTTAGCTTTATCGAAATGTCTGGTGATAGCGTGATCGCAGAGTTTATTCGCCTTCTACCTGCAGAAGCAAGTGATACGATTAGCGGAATTCTTGCTGAAGTTGTAGATAACAGCAGCGGAACACTGCTGTCAATCGGTATGATTGCGACCATTTGGTCTGCCTCAAACGGTATTAATGCGATTTTGAAAGGATTGAACAAAGCGTACGATGTTGAGGAAAAGCGGCCGTTTTGGAAGGTACGCGGTATTTCACTGCTATCAACAATTTTTTTAGTCGTCGTTATTGTTTTGGTCATGGTTATGCTTATTTTCGGTAAAGCTATTGGCGAATACTTATTTAAGTGGCTTGATTATCCAAATGGTTTCGAATGGATTTGGAATGTCTTGAAGTATGTCATACCAATTTCGGCAATGATAGGCGCCTTTTCCTTGCTTTATTGGATAGTTCCTAACAGAAGGCTGAGCTTAAAAGAAGCTGTGCCAGGTGCTTTATTTGCAACTTTTGGTTGGATTGCGACTTCACTTGTTTTTCAATTCTATATGAACAATTTTGGGAACTATTCGAAAACATACGGCAGTCTCGGAGGAGTAATCATCCTGTTGATCTGGCTCTACATTAGCTCTATCCTCATCATGCTTGGCGGTGAAATTAATGCTACGCTCGCATCAGCAAAAAGCAATATTCCACCCAATAACTCAGCTAGACATCGCTTTCGCATTCCGCTTAATCAGAATAAGGATATTAAAACGATAACATAAGTGGAAAATTTGCAGCCTTGTACAGATACTAGGCGATTATTAACCTTAAATGGATTATAGGCATATGCTGAATAATCTGATTTTGAGGAGTAATGCTGTATGTATCAAATTGAACAAAACACGATTAACTACGCTTATCCATACTCGGATGTTTTCGCAACCAGTGTAAGATTGATGCAGAGCGAACAGCCTCTCACTTTTGTTCTCGTTCATGGCTCCTGGGCGGATGCGAGCTTTTGGAACGGCATCGGTTATGAATTAACCAAAATGGGCCATACCGTATTCGCGCCTGAATATCCTGGGCATGGTGCAGACCCTAATAAAAACGTCACTCATGAAATGATAAGTCATTCTGTAGCCGCTTCTATTGTGTCAAGAAATCTTCAGCAAATCATACTTGTGGGTCACAGCTTCGGAGGCTCCGTTATCCAAAAGGTTGCAGAGCTTATTCCAGAGCGTATTAGGAGGCTCGTATTTTTGGATGCTTTTGTATTAAACGACGGTGAAATGGTCGCCGATGAATTTCCATCCCCTGTAAAAGCTAGTTTCCAGCAGCTTAGGGAAAGCTCGAAGGATGATACGATCATGCTGCCATTTTCGCTGTTTCGTGAAACATTTGTTAATTTGGCAAGCCTCGGCTTAGCGGAGAAAATGTACAGTATGGTAAGTCCAGAACCAGCAAAACCTTTTTATGAAAAACTCGATCTTAAAGTATTTTTTAGTTTGAATATGCCTAAAAGTTATATTTTCTTAACGGAAGATAATGTTCTTCCACAGTACAACAGCGAATATGGATGGCATCCGCATATGTCCAATCGACTGGGCTTGTTCCGATATATCCAAGGTCATGGCGATCATATGTCAACTGCAAAGACACATCCTGAGATGCTTGCTCATCGTATCTATGAAGCTGGACGGGATTAAACGGATAAATCAGAATGAAGAAACGTTATTTCAAAAGCATCAAGTTAAACATTAAAAAGCGCGTGCCGATTAAATATCGGCACGCGCTTGTTGTGTTGCTTTCTCTCATAAATGTAAAAGTTATTTAAGGAACGAATTGCTGGACGATGCGTACGATTTCCCCGTTCTTGATCGTCATATGATAAGGAAAGCTCTTCATATCGAAGTCGTCTTCCGTATTGATGAGTTCAATAAACTTTTTAACTGAAATCGGTTCATTCCAAACTATATCTGCTTCATTAATATTGCCTGTTCGATTATAGATTTGCATTAGCACCTCAGCGTTATCGGCTATCGGTAAGTCACGCAATGTTTCATCATCATTCTCAATGTAATAACCATCTGGCGGGGCATCTAGCCCAGAATCCTTTTCACGCTCAAGGAAAATCTTTGTAGCTGCATCACCCTCGTACCAATCGATTTGGTCGATCGATAATGTGTAATGATGATTTTCCCCTTTTGTCATTGCAACGTAGCCAGTTATCATATCCGGTGTTTGTTCTACCGGTGTATATTCACGGCCTCCCGCCGGCGCAAAGCTAAAGGCCGTGAGACAAGCTATCGCAACAGTTGCGATCAATACATATTTTTTCATAGCGCAGACGCTCCTTCTATATGGTATATATTCTTATTCGGCTTACTTATACAATATAACGAAATGGGGGTGCAGAAAGTTACAGAAAAGCTACAAAAAAAAATAGATTTTAAAAAGAAAAACCTGCGCTGTACGCAGGCATTCACCTAAATAACAAATAGTTCCATAAACTGCTGTACGGGCGTGTTCTCTAATACGTTTTGGTCTTGGCAGAGGTCTAATATCGCTTGTGTTTGCTTGGATGGAAACCTGCTCTTCAAACTGGTATCAAACTTCGCAAACAGAAGCGGTATGGCTTCCTGACGTCTGCGCCGATGACCTACTGGGTAAGCAATCTCGATCTTCTCAGTGGATGTTCCGTCTTGGAAAAACACTTGAATGGCATTGGCAATCGAGCGTTTATTAGCGTCCAAATAATCATATGAGTAAGTGATATCTTCAGTCGTAATCATTTTCTTGCGAAGCTCATCGATACGACTGTCACTCGCATAATCATCCTCATAATGATCGGCAGTTAAATGTCCATGAATCAGACCAATTGCAACCATATATTGAATGCAATGGTCACGATCCGCCGGATTATTGAGCGGTCCTGTTTTGTCGATGATTCGTAGTGCGGACTTATGTGTAGAAATGATTATTTTATCAATTTCATGCCATCTGTCCTTTACACTCGGGTGCAGCAAGATAGCAGCCTCCACCGCTGTTTGGCCATGGAATTCAGCGGGGAAAGATATTTTAAACAATACATTTTCCATGACATAAGCTTCAAAATCCCGTTTAATGGACAAAGGATTCCCTTTAAACAGCACATCATAAAATCCCCATTCCGGTGTAGATAGTGCAGCGGGATAACCCATCTCTCCTTTTAACGCCATCAATGAAAGCCTAAGCGCGCGAGCTGAGGCATCGCCGGCTGCCCATGACTTTCTCGAACCTGTATTTGGCGAATGACGATAAGTACGAAGCGGATGACCATCAATCCAGGCATTGGATAAAGCATCAATAATTTCATCTGTCGTCCCGCCTAGCAGCGCAGTCACTACAGCAGTTGAGGCAACCTTCACGAGAATAACATGATCGAGCCCTACGCGGTTAAAGCTGTTTTCAAGTGCAAGAATGCCTTGAATTTCATGAGCCTTGATCATAGCCGTAAGCACA from Paenibacillus sp. FSL K6-3182 carries:
- a CDS encoding GNAT family N-acetyltransferase → MKLPILNEVLIKRIQQSEMEYLTSRISSIGERLGNPEGVEINHYGQAVAYYIKTMPWGIFNSVKGLGDEDSDKLEEIIKFYEARDRSFQIDLDPIKCTAALFGKLAELGFRQNGFHSVLYGLPSEDKPVLPPHITISEVVTEEDFDHYAEIHCLGSGMSLSDKHHFVNNNIGLLNRKGWKIYLAYLNDIPAGVGVMHMNEDGIASCALAATAPTFRKQGLQTALLNKRLHEAHLAGCELVVAQASFGSSSQHNMERAGLHIAWTRSIMKK
- a CDS encoding helix-turn-helix transcriptional regulator, which gives rise to MSENISYTTEEISKLLKISKLTVYDLIKKGDLASYRVGKQMRVDASDLEAYKQRSKGNQQSLRDALNVQPDAASKARHNLGARSVVITGQDISLDILGRHIEKYTHALRPLRSNAGSLDSLISMYNGQSDVVSTHLLDGDTGEYNIPYIRKLLVSSSYVVINLLSRKAGLFVQKGNPRNLKGWSDLVQPDLRIINREKGSGARVLLDEQLRLHRISARELLGYEDELTNHLGVAAKVAGGEADVGVGIEKAAAIVTGVDFIPLVSERYDLVIMKNPGNVDLINLIIEILKSASFQQELAAISGYDLSQTGNVLYEC
- the modA gene encoding molybdate ABC transporter substrate-binding protein, whose product is MINLLKKSYVLLYLVMIMVVVTACGSNQTNQPSSTNQPEATAISTETPAENVDLTISAAASLTDALKEIETQFKVIHPNVKLNFNFGASGALQKQIENGAPADLFLSAASKNMKSLVDAKLIAEDSQTNLLSNGLVLVTSKTSKTQLATVNDLLNADVKTIAIGIPESVPAGSYTKEALEQAKLWDSLQPKVVQAKDVRQVLQYVETGNADAGFVYKTDALTSDKVNIVLTVDPATYTPITYPIGIVTATKHLPESKQFYDYLQTAEAMAVFEKFGFSKP
- a CDS encoding TerB family tellurite resistance protein, with protein sequence MSNKSMSKYFRMKGVDLMFLHFLQTKEQKEAFLELAHLAANADGFIHKKEQGFLQSYMQEMDMQQAVISFSSEKQLADILGNINDDHVKKIFFAEILLLIFADGDYNDDEKELTKDMKELLNLDEETCESIKNWVIRMDQLKIEGLKLILNP
- a CDS encoding YihY/virulence factor BrkB family protein, which encodes MKQKFNTMQFIKCLYSRFREDDVPALGAQLTYYLILSFFPFLIFMVSLLSFIEMSGDSVIAEFIRLLPAEASDTISGILAEVVDNSSGTLLSIGMIATIWSASNGINAILKGLNKAYDVEEKRPFWKVRGISLLSTIFLVVVIVLVMVMLIFGKAIGEYLFKWLDYPNGFEWIWNVLKYVIPISAMIGAFSLLYWIVPNRRLSLKEAVPGALFATFGWIATSLVFQFYMNNFGNYSKTYGSLGGVIILLIWLYISSILIMLGGEINATLASAKSNIPPNNSARHRFRIPLNQNKDIKTIT
- a CDS encoding alpha/beta fold hydrolase, with the translated sequence MYQIEQNTINYAYPYSDVFATSVRLMQSEQPLTFVLVHGSWADASFWNGIGYELTKMGHTVFAPEYPGHGADPNKNVTHEMISHSVAASIVSRNLQQIILVGHSFGGSVIQKVAELIPERIRRLVFLDAFVLNDGEMVADEFPSPVKASFQQLRESSKDDTIMLPFSLFRETFVNLASLGLAEKMYSMVSPEPAKPFYEKLDLKVFFSLNMPKSYIFLTEDNVLPQYNSEYGWHPHMSNRLGLFRYIQGHGDHMSTAKTHPEMLAHRIYEAGRD
- a CDS encoding bifunctional 2-methylcitrate dehydratase/aconitate hydratase; this translates as MSTLMSNERPKPDQVLVDIAQYAANYTITSKEAYNTARYCLIDTLGCGLLALRYPECTKLLGPTVPGTLVPNGARVPGTSFQLDPITAAFNIGCMNRWLDYNDTWLAAEWGHPSDNLGAILAAADYESRKNIAEGKPPFVMRDVLTAMIKAHEIQGILALENSFNRVGLDHVILVKVASTAVVTALLGGTTDEIIDALSNAWIDGHPLRTYRHSPNTGSRKSWAAGDASARALRLSLMALKGEMGYPAALSTPEWGFYDVLFKGNPLSIKRDFEAYVMENVLFKISFPAEFHGQTAVEAAILLHPSVKDRWHEIDKIIISTHKSALRIIDKTGPLNNPADRDHCIQYMVAIGLIHGHLTADHYEDDYASDSRIDELRKKMITTEDITYSYDYLDANKRSIANAIQVFFQDGTSTEKIEIAYPVGHRRRRQEAIPLLFAKFDTSLKSRFPSKQTQAILDLCQDQNVLENTPVQQFMELFVI